In Halichondria panicea chromosome 13, odHalPani1.1, whole genome shotgun sequence, one genomic interval encodes:
- the LOC135346197 gene encoding pre-mRNA-splicing factor ISY1 homolog yields the protein MARNQEKSMLLLNRFYEAKKNEGRAVKVKRPFLATECDDVHKAEKWRLQIIREISRKVSQIQNPGLGEFRIRDLNDEINKLIREKSHWQERIRELGGPDYFKVGPRMLDHEGKELPGNRGYKYFGAARDLPGVRELFEQRYVKPPRKNRGELAKSVDADYYGYRDEEDGVIVPLEQEAERKAIAKNVAKWQEDKVQGKLESTTKDNEEDIYSAARLADIQNEVDSDEEVMETEKSLVAHVPVPSQEQVEEMLVRRKKMELLSTYVTESLQAQGEEAKALLGYQ from the exons atg GCTCGTAATCAAGAAAAATCAAT GTTATTATTGAATCGTTTCTATGAAGCCAAGAAAAATGAAGGCAGGGCAGTGAAG GTTAAGAGACCTTTCCTGGCGACCGAGTGTGATGATGTACACAAAGCTGAGAAATGGAGGCTACAG ATCATTAGAGAAATCTCCAGGAAAGTTTCACAAATTCAGAATC CTGGCCTTGGAGAGTTCCGTATTCGCGACCTCAATGATGAGATCAACAAGCTGATTCGAGAGAAGAGTCACTGGCAGGAGCGTATCAGGGAGCTGGGTGGACCCGACTACTTT AAAGTTGGCCCTCGTATGTTGGATCACGAAGGAAAGGAGTTGCCAGGAAACAGAGGATACAA GTATTTTGGAGCAGCGAGAGACTTGCCTGGTGTGAGGGAGCTTTTTGAGCAGCGAT ATGTGAAGCCCCCTCGGAAGAATCGTGGGGAGCTGGCCAAGTCTGTTGACGCTGATTACTATGGTTACCGTGACGAGGAGGACGGGGTTATAGTCCCGCTGGAGCAGGAGGCAGAGAGAAAAG CCATTGCTAAGAATGTGGCCAAGTGGCAGGAGGACAAAGTACAGGGTAAACTGGAGTCAACAACAAAAGACAATGAAGAGGATATCTACAGTGCTGCGAGACTGGCTGATATACAG AATGAGGTGGACAGTGATGAGGAGGTCATGGAAACAGAGAAGAGTCTCGTGGCACACGTCCCAGTGCCCTCGCAGGAACAG gttGAAGAGATGCTAGTCAGGAGAAAGAAAATG GAGCTGTTGTCCACTTACGTAACTGAGTCACTACAAGCTCAGGGGGAGGAGGCCAAGGCTCTGCTGGGATACCAATAA
- the LOC135346195 gene encoding focal adhesion kinase 1-like isoform X1: MTSSPELSSPTSIYLSSLWPSTTPLPLTTLPPVSPSPTSIYLSSLWPSTTPLPLTTLPPVSPSPTTSTPLSILTTSSALTPAPDSNQAGVGIAIGSLILLFIFVSLVILGCLVGILFFKVSRKIKIQEQSKANSIRSRGRVISVSSSTYASVNERGRIRRHGRRQDSQQCAVIYNTRAAREASGIYYPAPSNLNPLLPVHIRSHVTNGTLSPNYELQDTGDYSAPVFSPAEKEEDLQMQLASLGIDEIPEDQLCIEEQIGRGQFGTVYKAQWTFTTNEMDGNAPQCISAHVAVKMIGENSSLDNRIKFLQEAVLLAQFNDPNIVALFGVVTESTNNQLMILCELMDEDIRANLINVKEKIQKGENTEQEMTELPALLLSYCRKIASSFVYLGLKGFVHRDLAARNILVSKEGDCKLSDFGLSRQLRDEDYYLSHGGMVPVKWTATEALMHRRYSTKSDVWSYGILLYEIWSLGGKPYPGMTNQEVVTIVPTGYRLPPPPGCPRAIYDLIIKCTHPQPESRPAFTNILTSLQRPDYQLLKWRAEDVVAGSEAARTLGAPLEEGKGLYTELQKTYKLIDSTD, encoded by the exons ATGACTAGCAGCCCTGAATTATCTTCCCCAACAAGTATCTACTTATCATCTCTATGGCCATCTACTACTCCACTGCCCTTGACAACACTCCCACCTGTATCCCCTTCCCCAACAAGTATCTACTTATCATCTCTATGGCCATCTACTACTCCACTGCCCTTGACAACACTCCCACCTGTATCCCCTTCTCCAACAACTTCTACCCCTTTATCTATATTAACCACAAGTAGTGCATTAACTCCAGCCCCAGACAGCAATCAGGCAGGTGTGGGAATTGCTATCGGCTCTCTAATCCTGCTTTTCATCTTTGTCTCTTTGGTTATCCTTGGCTGTCTGGTAGGAATACTATTCTTTAAAGTGAGTCGAAagatcaaaatccaagaacaATCGAAGGCGAATAGCATAAGAAGTAGAGGAAGGGTTATCAGTGTGTCTTCATCAACATACGCCAGTGTCAATGAGAGAGGGAGAATAAGAAGACATGGACGGAGGCAAGACTCTCAACAATGTGCA GTTATCTACAACACAAGAGCAGCCAGAGAAGCAAGTGGTATCTATTATCCTGCTCCGTCCAACCTCAACCCATTGCTACCTGTGCACATTCGATCACACGTTACAAACGGTACCCTCTCCCCTAACTACGAGCTACAGGACACTGGAGACTATAGCGCTCCAGTTTTTTCACCAGCGGAGAAAGAAGAAGACCTTCAAATGCAGCTAGCCTCGCTGGGCATCGATGAGATTCCTGAAGACCAATTATG TATCGAAGAGCAGATTGGAAGGGGACAGTTTGGCACAGTGTACAAGGCACAGTGGACATTCACCACAAACGAAATGGACGGTAATGCTCCTCAATGTATCTCTGCCCATGTGGCAGTAAAAATGATTGGAGAAAATTCGTCACTAGACAACAGGATCAAGTTCCTACAAGAGGCTGTACTATTGGCACAATTCAATGACCCCAACATTGTGGCTCTATTCGGAGTAGTGACAGAATCGACTAAT aatcaGCTAATGATCCTTTGTGAATTAATGGACGAGGATATAAGAGCAAACCTCATAAACGTTAAAGAAAA AATCCAGAAAGGTGAAAACACAGAGCAAGAGATGACTGAGTTGCCTGCTCTTCTGCTCAGCTACTGTAGGAAGATTGCCAGCAGTTTTGTGTACTTGGGGCTCAAGGGGTTCGTTCATCGTGACCTGGCAGCCAGGAACATACTCGTCTCCAAGGAAGGGGACTGCAAG TTGTCTGATTTTGGCCTATCACGTCAGCTACGCGATGAAGATTACTACTTGTCCCATGGAGGGATGGTCCCTGTGAAATGGACAGCCACTGAGGCTCTTATGCACCGCAGGTACTCTACTAAAAGTGATGTATGGAGCTACGGGATACTATTGTACGAGATTTGGTCGCTAGGAGGAAAGCCATATCCAGGCATGACTAATCAAGAG GTAGTGACTATAGTGCCAACAGGTTACCGCCTCCCACCACCACCTGGCTGCCCGAGAGCCATCTATGACCTCATCATCAAATGCAC GCACCCCCAACCCGAGTCAAGGCCAGCGTTCACCAATATCCTGACGAGCCTACAAAGACCCGACTACCAGCTGCTAAAATGGAGGGCAGAGGACGTGGTTGCCGGCAGTGAGGCGGCTAGAACGCTGGGAGCTCCACTAGAGGAAGGGAAGGGACTGTACACAGAACTACAGAAGACTTACAAACTTATAGATAGTACGGATTAG
- the LOC135346199 gene encoding uncharacterized protein LOC135346199 has product MAHTRYIDSPFPKRSPLAAWSANSGSDGLACDVYPAGYTVLENGYCHSRGVAGQKRKWSGEEEVCEYVRSLSETVQGENTKRMCMGDHPELYMDCVSAFPHGDTAQRPITEHPTPMDTVSINQCSKFHHRKFQLYTLSEAGVGCSHSQLGLSVIDCPRCLSGEPGHLEHILHPTEGMDTQT; this is encoded by the exons ATGGCACATACAAGATACATCGACTCTCCGTTCCCCAAACGCTCCCCACTGGCGGCCTGGAGTGCTAATTCTGGCTCTGACGGACTGGCCTGTGATGTCTACCCTGCAGGCTACACTGTGCTGGAGAATGGCTACTGCCACAGCAGAGGTGTTGCTGGTCAGAAGAGAAAGTGGAGTGGAGAGGAGGAAGTGTGTGAATATGTGAGGTCTCTCAGTGAGACTGTCCAAGGTGAGAACACAAAG AGGATGTGCATGGGAGATCATCCTGAGTTATATATGGACTGTGTGTCGGCTTTTCCCCATGGCGATACAGCCCAGCGACCAATCACAGAGCACCCCACTCCAATGGATACTGTCAGCATCAATCAATGCAGCAAATTTCATCACAGGAAATTTCAGCTGTACACTCTATCAGAG gcgggTGTGGGGTGCAGTCACTCTCAACTTGGACTCAGTGTCATAGACTGCCCAAGGTGCCTCTCTGGAGAGCCA GGTCACCTCGAGCACATCTTACACCCCACGGAGGGAATGGACACTCAAACGTAG
- the LOC135346198 gene encoding ras-related protein Rab-43-like, translating to MNHSQQSVRSLSLPESDDSYDFLFKLILIGDAGVGKTCVVQRFKHGVYIERHGNTIGVDFMLKTMDVDRKKIKLQIWDTAGQERFRTITQSYYRGAHGVVVAYDLTSVESFNHIPNWIEDVKRYAGGDAQMILIGTKMDLVSSNPALRKVTVAEARNLATHNHMLDPIETSAKDNTNIERAFYHLAKSLKIKFDGLKSDDAEESFHLDSKPVKDNKGSSCAC from the exons ATGAACCACTCACAGCAGAGTGTCCGCTCACTGAGTCTACCGGAGTCTGATGATTCCTACGACTTTCTGTTCAAGCTCATACTGATTGGGGATGCTGGTGTGGGCAAGACGTGTGTGGTGCAGCGATTCAAGCATGGAGTCTATATTGAGAGACACGGCAATACCATTGGAGTGGACTTCATGCTCAAGACGATGGATGTGGACAGAAAGAAGATAAAA TTACAAATTTGGGACACGGCTGGTCAGGAGAGGTTTAGGACGATCACTCAGAGTTACTACAGAGGTGCCCATGGAGTGGTGGTTGCGTATGACCTCACCAGTGTGGAGTCGTTCAACCATATACCCAACTGGATCGAGGACGTCAAGAGATACGCTG GAGGTGATGCTCAGATGATATTGATTGGTACAAAAATGGACCTTGTGAGCTCAAACCCTGCACTGCGCAAAGTCACCGTGGCTGAAGCAAGGAACTTGGCCACTCACAACCACATGTTGGATCCCATCGAGACCTCTGCTAAGGACAATACAAATATTGAGAGAGCTTTTTATCATCTTGCCAAATCTCTGAAAATCAAATTCGATGGACTAAAGTCTGATGATGCAGAAGAGTCGTTTCACCTAGACTCCAAACCTGTCAAAGACAATAAGGGTTCATCTTGTGCTTGTTAA
- the LOC135346196 gene encoding nucleolar protein dao-5-like — translation MESKGRASRRSTGGQSPVKSADKKTVTPVKSADKKTVTPVSVTRRSTRLMGKVEGDTITTPASSYVKKASATRKRSLKTSDEDNEIQEKPAPKRAKITKSTPAKKAPKSPAKSSSQKQKPQISISKVKVAPAPKKAPTTPSKSTPKTTPKSKSPTKKAPAKATPKKASSPRKATAKSKAKDKPSEPMEVEPADEPIEKSDTKTEDKQPNEITKDDSDSPMDAAVEDTAKDNAGEDSSAPQEVSKPTEEPPTGDPASKQGSEKTEPDAGETAMEVEPIAADPLINSTTDDSTKMDEAASKPAENKQAETSPSKSKKESAKSNTQEPKEKGPNETTSTSQAEVSKATSGNQANSPAKTNTTSPQKKSPYFKPSSDSLPQPSLGVKTKRHKHLQYPDFVPPKSPHDLVQEQLYSDPWKLLIATIFLNKTTGTAALPVLWEFLKLYPTPDAAKSADVSALAKLLNPLGLHEKRAETIVKFSEEYLSKDWEYPEELYGIGQYGNDSYRIFCTSEWKEVRPSDHVLNKYYAWLCKTNDFHPTDWKSD, via the exons ATGGAGTCTAAAGGAAGAGCTAGTAGGCGATCGACAGGAGGTCAGAGTCCGGTGAAATCTGCTGACAAGAAGACAGTCACTCCGGTGAAATCCGCTGACAAGAAAACTGTCACTCCGGTGTCAGTAACAAGACGTTCCACACGTTTGATGGGTAAGGTTGAAGGTGACACCATTACAACCCCAGCCAGCTCGTACGTCAAAAAGGCATCTGCCACACGAAAGAGAAGTCTGAAGACCAGCGACGAAGACAATGA GATACAGGAAAAGCCAGCTCCCAAAAGAGCAAAAATAACCAAATCCACACCCGCTAAGAAAGCACCCAAATCACCTGCCAAGTCGAGCTCCCAGAAACAGAAACCGCAAATTTCTATATCAAAAGTGAAAGTTGCTCCAGCTCCTAAGAAAGCTCCCACTACCCCCTCCAAATCAACTCCCAAAACTACTCCTAAATCAAAATCTCCCACAAAAAAAGCCCCAGCCAAAGCCACCCCTAAAAAGGCATCTTCCCCGAGAAAAGCAACGGCTAAATCTAAGGCTAAAGATAAGCCCAGTGAGCCAATGGAAGTGGAACCTGCAGATGAGCCGATAGAAAAGTCTGATACCAAAACCGAAGACAAACAACCAAACGAGATCACCAAAGATGACAGCGATTCACCAATGGACGCTGCAGTAGAAGACACAGCAAAGGATAATGCTGGGGAAGATTCCAGTGCCCCTCAAGAGGTTAGTAAGCCAACGGAAGAGCCACCTACAGGTGATCCAGCTAGCAAACAAGGATCAGAGAAAACTGAGCCTGACGCTGGAGAAACTGCAATGGAGGTTGAACCTATCGCAGCAGATCCACTGATTAACAGTACTACAGATGACTCAACAAAGATGGATGAAGCGGCTAGCAAACCCGCTGAAAATAAGCAAGCAGAAACAAGCCCTTCGAAGTCTAAGAAAGAATCTGCTAAATCAAATACCCAAGAACCGAAAGAGAAAGGACCCAACGAAACCACAAGTACATCACAAGCGGAAGTATCTAAAGCCACATCTGGCAACCAAGCCAACTCTCCTGCTAAAACCAACACAACAAGTCCCCAGAAGAAGAGTCCATATTTCAAGCCTAGCTCCGATTCTCTACCTCAACCCAGCCTTGGTGTCAAGACAAAGCGTCATAAGCACCTCCAGTACCCTGACTTCGTGCCCCCCAAGTCTCCGCATGATTTAGTCCAGGAGCAGCTGTATAGTGATCCGTGGAAACTGCTCATCGCTACCATCTTCCTCAACAAGACCactg GCACTGCTGCCCTCCCTGTTCTGTGGGAGTTCCTCAAGCTCTACCCCACTCCGGATGCTGCCAAGAGTGCTGATGTCAGCGCTCTGGCCAAGCTGCTCAACCCACTGGGCCTCCACGAGAAAAGAGCTGAGACCATTGTTAAATTCTCAG aggAGTACCTGAGCAAAGACTGGGAGTATCCCGAGGAACTCTACGGAATCGGACAATACGGCAACGATTCATATCGCATATTCTGCACCTCAGAGTGGAAAGAAGTTCGTCCATCTGATCACGTGCTCAACAAGTACTATGCCTGGTTGTGCAAGACGAATGACTTCCACCCTACTGACTGGAAGTCTGATTGA
- the LOC135346194 gene encoding uncharacterized protein LOC135346194 gives MSVKADICLLVSIGLVCLCSTKAQDSDEGINLLREQVCYFPEYDDLIREPNYQGQLLNSSGYPAGLYIDSSRPSRCSGVGIRVEACTELRNISSNTNVYRMNFYLYRNNGRHLYEQISRSSLDSRNPTTTFGCRNINLNQWFVKLGDVIAVEMSDCRSDFSVCPAYGVFDPSGLRPNNIVQYSSLQSNLLRIDLPARPGFVNARALVVPTPPTLPDSCDVETLLPICVNTAATQISESIASSLIIGDVDFDPDPRRRFWGGGAYIMLQKAPTNGTVNGIGYTALLNTQGTKTIFFKFTVARIRELDDRYELLDSMIITIASGTPSAKDGFNNTIHRDSETIPNWVVEEGDQFAVFVPIVCTDNYCPANVNLLSNEDCESTLYLPYQFQQFVSKSAEFLRRVPVKVNINISIMATNFTNSTLIPPCSSNILVTPATPTNASSTTTMPTISNVESSGSIYAIVVGAAILGLIVVVVIMIILITVIFGILRKQNKTAKPSNDMEMENLYDEVATRDVSVTTIQDIVVTPTMHVEVNERGRFRRRTMESLSQFESQRTRTFSRVCDYSRIQSVRKNASLRHSQAPLLTDSLTNDDPTDNNKAVAYKRVNVTNGTLSANYEMAEGDYSAPVLPANKEEDLKTQLATLGIDEIPQEQLQFEENSIGSGQFGTVYRAVWEFSISEDNMENNGVQVISAQVAVKVMDNQRTAEDRIKFLQEVVLLGQFNDPNIVAVFGVVTRADKLMMICELMDEDLKNHLSNINARILSNENTEQETTELPALLLSYCRKIASSFVYLGLKGFVHRDLAARNILVSKEGDCKISDFGMSRDLQDDAYYTSHGGLVPVKWTAPEAIMYKKYSVKSDIWSYGMLLYEIWSLGYKPYHNLSNTEVIKKIEAGYRLPPPPGCPRSIYDLIIKCTHPRPESRPTFTNILTSLQRPDYQLLKWRAEDVVAGSEAAKLLGAPLEEGEGLYTELQKTYVEGTAESRV, from the exons ATGAGTGTCAAGGCAGACATTTGTTTGCTGGTATCCATTGGCTTGGTGTGTCTGTGCTCTACCAAAGCTCAGGACAGTGACGAAGGCATTAACTTACTGAGAGAACAAG TGTGCTATTTCCCCGAATATGACGACCTGATTCGAGAACCTAACTATCAAGGGCAACTTCTCAATTCTTCTGGTTATCCTGCTGGTCTTTACATTGACTCGTCTCGTCCTTCTCGCTGCTCTGGAGTGGGGATTAGGGTGGAGGCTTGTACGGAACTAAGAAATATTTCCAGTAATACAAATGTGTACAGAATGAATTTTTATCTGTACAGAAATAATGGAAGACATTTGTATGAGCAAATTAGTAGAAGTTCTCTTGATTCACGTAACCCCACAACAACATTTGGTTGTCGTAATATAAATTTGAATCAATGGTTTGTGAAATTAGGAGACGTGATTGCGGTTGAAATGAGTGATTGCCGAAGCGATTTTTCTGTTTGCCCTGCATATGGTGTATTTGATCCATCTGGACTAAGGCCGAACAACATAGTGCAGTACAGTTCATTACAGTCAAATCTGTTGAGAATTGACTTGCCTGCTAGACCAGGATTTGTGAATGCTCGGGCCCTAGTAG TTCCAACCCCACCCACCTTGCCCGACTCCTGTGATGTGGAAACACTACTTCCTATCTGTGTGAACACCGCTGCTACACAAATCTCAGAGTCAATTGCAA GTAGTCTTATTATTGGAGATGTGGACTTCGACCCTGACCCCAGGAGACGTTtctgggggggaggggcttacaTTATGCTTCAAAAAGCTCCAACCAATGGAACAGTGAACGGAATTGGTTACACAGCTTTACTCAACACACAAGGGACCAAGACAATTTTTTTTAAGTTCACTGTTGCTCGAATTAGGGAGCTTGATGATCGTTACGAGTTACTGGATTCTATGATAATAACTATCGCCAGTGGGACACCTTCAGCAAAAGATGGGTTCAACAACACTATTCATCGTGACTCCGAGACAATTCCCAACTGGGTGGTAGAGGAAGGAGATCAGTTTGCAGTATTTGTGCCCATTGTATGCACTGATAATTATTGCCCAGCAAATGTGAACCTTCTAAGCAATGAAGACTGCGAATCAACATTATATCTGCCATATCAATTCCAACAATTTGTTTCTAAAAGTGCTGAATTTTTAAGAAGAGTTCCTGTGAAAGTGAACATTAATATATCTATCA TGGCCACAAATTTCACAAATTCGACTCTGATCCCGCCATGCTCCTCGAACATCTTAGTAACCCCTGCTACGCCCACCAATGCCTCATCCACCACAACGATGCCCACCATCTCCAATGTAGAGAGTAGTGGAAGTATATATGCTATAGTTGTGGGAGCTGCAATACTGGGATTAATTGTCGTGGTCGTAATCATGATAATTCTGATAACTGTGATTTTTGGGATATTGAGGAAACAGAACAAGACAGCGAAGCCATCAAACGACATGGAAATGGAAAATCTCTATGACGAAGTAGCGACTCGAGACGTTAGTGTCACAACAATTCAAGACATTGTTGTCACACCCACCATGCATGTCGAGGTCAACGAGAGGGGGAGGTTCCGGAGAAGAACAATGGAGTCACTGTCACAGTTTGAAAGCCAGAGAACAAGGACT TTTTCAAGAGTCTGCGACTATTCCAGAATTCAGTCTGTGCGAAAGAATGCCTCACTAAGGCACAGCCAAGCTCCCCTGCTTACCGACTCACTAACTAACGATGACCCTACTGACAACAACAAAGCCGTTGCTTACAAACGAGTTAACGTTACCAATGGCACCCTCTCAGCTAACTACGAGATGGCGGAAGGTGATTACTCCGCCCCAGTTTTACCAGCCAATAAGGAGGAGGATCTAAAGACGCAGCTGGCCACTCTAGGGATTGACGAAATACCACAGGAGCAACTGCA ATTTGAGGAGAATTCTATTGGTAGCGGTCAGTTCGGAACAGTGTACAGGGCTGTGTGGGAGTTCTCAATAAGCGAGGACAATATGGAGAATAATGGCGTCCAGGTGATCTCCGCCCAAGTTGCCGTCAAGGTGATGGACAACCAGAGGACAGCTGAGGACAGGATCAAGTTCCTGCAAGAGGTTGTGTTGTTGGGTCAGTTCAATGACCCCAATATTGTGGCTGTGTTTGGAGTGGTGACAAGAGCTGATAAG CTAATGATGATTTGTGAGTTGATGGATGAAGACTTGAAAAACCATCTCAGCAACATCAACGCAAG AATTCTGAGCAATGAAAACACAGAGCAAGAGACGACCGAGTTGCCTGCTCTCCTGCTCAGCTACTGTAGGAAGATTGCCAGCAGTTTTGTGTACTTGGGGCTCAAGGGGTTTGTTCATCGTGACCTGGCAGCCAGGAACATACTTGTCTCCAAAGAGGGGGATTGCAAG ATTTCCGATTTTGGTATGTCACGTGATCTACAAGATGATGCTTACTACACGTCGCATGGAGGATTGGTCCCGGTCAAGTGGACAGCCCCTGAGGCTATCATGTATAAGAAATACTCGGTGAAGAGTGACATCTGGAGCTATGGGATGCTGCTCTATGAGATTTGGTCACTAGGATACAAGCCCTATCACAACCTCAGCAACACtgag GTCATAAAAAAGATAGAAGCTGGTTACCGCCTCCCACCACCACCTGGGTGTCCCAGATCCATCTATGACCTCATAATCAAATGCAC cCATCCTCGACCCGAGTCAAGGCCAACATTCACCAATATCTTGACCAGCCTGCAAAGACCCGACTACCAGCTGCTAAAATGGAGGGCAGAAGATGTGGTTGCCGGCAGTGAGGCGGCTAAACTGCTGGGAGCCCCACTAGaggaaggggaggggctgtacACAGAACTACAGAAGACTTATGTGGAGGGAACTGCTGAGAGTAGAGTGTAA
- the LOC135346195 gene encoding focal adhesion kinase 1-like isoform X2, which translates to MTSSPELSSPTSIYLSSLWPSTTPLPLTTLPPVSPSPTTSTPLSILTTSSALTPAPDSNQAGVGIAIGSLILLFIFVSLVILGCLVGILFFKVSRKIKIQEQSKANSIRSRGRVISVSSSTYASVNERGRIRRHGRRQDSQQCAVIYNTRAAREASGIYYPAPSNLNPLLPVHIRSHVTNGTLSPNYELQDTGDYSAPVFSPAEKEEDLQMQLASLGIDEIPEDQLCIEEQIGRGQFGTVYKAQWTFTTNEMDGNAPQCISAHVAVKMIGENSSLDNRIKFLQEAVLLAQFNDPNIVALFGVVTESTNNQLMILCELMDEDIRANLINVKEKIQKGENTEQEMTELPALLLSYCRKIASSFVYLGLKGFVHRDLAARNILVSKEGDCKLSDFGLSRQLRDEDYYLSHGGMVPVKWTATEALMHRRYSTKSDVWSYGILLYEIWSLGGKPYPGMTNQEVVTIVPTGYRLPPPPGCPRAIYDLIIKCTHPQPESRPAFTNILTSLQRPDYQLLKWRAEDVVAGSEAARTLGAPLEEGKGLYTELQKTYKLIDSTD; encoded by the exons ATGACTAGCAGCCCTGAATTATCTTCCCCAACAAGTATCTACTTATCATCTCTATGGCCATCTACTACTCCACTGCCCTTGACAACACTCCCAC CTGTATCCCCTTCTCCAACAACTTCTACCCCTTTATCTATATTAACCACAAGTAGTGCATTAACTCCAGCCCCAGACAGCAATCAGGCAGGTGTGGGAATTGCTATCGGCTCTCTAATCCTGCTTTTCATCTTTGTCTCTTTGGTTATCCTTGGCTGTCTGGTAGGAATACTATTCTTTAAAGTGAGTCGAAagatcaaaatccaagaacaATCGAAGGCGAATAGCATAAGAAGTAGAGGAAGGGTTATCAGTGTGTCTTCATCAACATACGCCAGTGTCAATGAGAGAGGGAGAATAAGAAGACATGGACGGAGGCAAGACTCTCAACAATGTGCA GTTATCTACAACACAAGAGCAGCCAGAGAAGCAAGTGGTATCTATTATCCTGCTCCGTCCAACCTCAACCCATTGCTACCTGTGCACATTCGATCACACGTTACAAACGGTACCCTCTCCCCTAACTACGAGCTACAGGACACTGGAGACTATAGCGCTCCAGTTTTTTCACCAGCGGAGAAAGAAGAAGACCTTCAAATGCAGCTAGCCTCGCTGGGCATCGATGAGATTCCTGAAGACCAATTATG TATCGAAGAGCAGATTGGAAGGGGACAGTTTGGCACAGTGTACAAGGCACAGTGGACATTCACCACAAACGAAATGGACGGTAATGCTCCTCAATGTATCTCTGCCCATGTGGCAGTAAAAATGATTGGAGAAAATTCGTCACTAGACAACAGGATCAAGTTCCTACAAGAGGCTGTACTATTGGCACAATTCAATGACCCCAACATTGTGGCTCTATTCGGAGTAGTGACAGAATCGACTAAT aatcaGCTAATGATCCTTTGTGAATTAATGGACGAGGATATAAGAGCAAACCTCATAAACGTTAAAGAAAA AATCCAGAAAGGTGAAAACACAGAGCAAGAGATGACTGAGTTGCCTGCTCTTCTGCTCAGCTACTGTAGGAAGATTGCCAGCAGTTTTGTGTACTTGGGGCTCAAGGGGTTCGTTCATCGTGACCTGGCAGCCAGGAACATACTCGTCTCCAAGGAAGGGGACTGCAAG TTGTCTGATTTTGGCCTATCACGTCAGCTACGCGATGAAGATTACTACTTGTCCCATGGAGGGATGGTCCCTGTGAAATGGACAGCCACTGAGGCTCTTATGCACCGCAGGTACTCTACTAAAAGTGATGTATGGAGCTACGGGATACTATTGTACGAGATTTGGTCGCTAGGAGGAAAGCCATATCCAGGCATGACTAATCAAGAG GTAGTGACTATAGTGCCAACAGGTTACCGCCTCCCACCACCACCTGGCTGCCCGAGAGCCATCTATGACCTCATCATCAAATGCAC GCACCCCCAACCCGAGTCAAGGCCAGCGTTCACCAATATCCTGACGAGCCTACAAAGACCCGACTACCAGCTGCTAAAATGGAGGGCAGAGGACGTGGTTGCCGGCAGTGAGGCGGCTAGAACGCTGGGAGCTCCACTAGAGGAAGGGAAGGGACTGTACACAGAACTACAGAAGACTTACAAACTTATAGATAGTACGGATTAG